One Pseudomonas sp. MM213 genomic window, GTATGGTCCCCGGTTGCCCGAGCCGGCCGTGCCCGCAAGCGATCTCGGTCGATGACCCCGGCATGTTCGTGGTCAACTACCGCAACGAACCGCTGGCCCTGCGGGTATACGACCCCTACAAGATCGGCCCGGACGGCAAGCGCGGCATGCAGGCCTACGGCCTCGGCGGCGATCTGGCGTACGCCATGCAAAGCCGCACCGACCGTGCGATCCCGGCGATGAACCAGGCGCCGAACCTGATCACCGCCGCCACCGGCCCGACTGGCGGCACCACCTTGTTCCCGCCGCACATCAACCGTGGCGGCGCGGAACCGGGTGATCCGTTCACGCCGATGCTGCGTACCTACACCGGTGACAACGTGCGGCTGCGGGTGCATGCCGGCGGTCACGAAGAAGAGCACAACGTGACCCTGCACGGGGTGAAGTGGCTGCAAAGCGGTTCCGGTTACGGCAACAGCTCCAACTCGGGTTGGCGCTCGTCGCAAATGATCGGGATCTCCGAGCAAATGGGCTTCATTGCGCCGGTCTCGATGCTGTCCAGTTCGGCGGCGACCACGGGTGATTACCTGTACTCGATGGACGCCTCCCTCGAAGGTTACTGGAGCGGGATCTGGGGCGTGATGCGCAACTACACGGCCCAGCGCAGCGATCTGTTCGCGCTGCCGAACAACCCGAAACCGGCGGGGATGCGCAACACCGTGGCGTTCGACGGTACCTGCCCACGGATCAGCGCCAACCCGAACGGCATCGGCACCCGGCCGACCGTGCAACGCAACTATGAAGTGGTCGCGGCACTGGCCAACGACATTCTTGGCAATCCGCTGAACCTGGTCCTCGGCGATCCGGAGGGCATCGGCCAGCATGTCGGCGGGCCGTTGAATCCGGCGGGCGGCACCCTGGTGTACAACTCGCGGGTGGTCAATATCCCGCAGGTCACGGTGACCGATCCGGAGGATGGCGAAACCATCACCATCGGCGGGCAAAGCGGTCCGCTGCATGACCCGACCGCGATCATTTACGTGCGCAAGGCTGACCTCGACACGGTCACCGGCAAGCTAAAACCCGGTGTGCCTGTCGAACCGCTGGTGCTGCGCGCAACGGCGGGGGACTGCATCAACATCACCCTGGAAAACCGTCTGCCCATGGTCATGCCGGACCTGACCCAGACGGCGGTGATGCAAGGCATCGTCAAACGCGATCGCAACAGCGGACAGGGCTCGACCACCTTCAGCAACAACCTGGTGCGGCCGTCCAGCCACGTGGGCCTGCACGCGCAATTGCTGGCGTACGACATCACCAAATCCGACGGCACCAACGTCGGCGCCAACCCGATCCAGACCGTGCCACCGCGGGTTGGCAACAGCGGCGCCTACCCGACCCGTACGTATCAGTACTACGCCGGGCACCTGGAGCGTGAAGGAAAACCGATCACTCAACTGGGCCGCAACGTCGACAACATCAACGCCACGGCCGTGGAGTTCGGCGGGTTGAATTTCACCCCGGCGGACGTGATCAAGCAACCGCAGAAAGGCCTGGGTGGCGCGATGAGCATCCTGCCGGTCGGCGCTACCTGGGTGGACGACGCGCGCAAAGTCACGGCGACGGTCACCGCACCGGGGCAGACCCCTTACCGCGACTTTGCGATGGTCTGGCAGAAAGCCTTGAACATTCGCTGGGCCAATGGCCGGCCGGTGGAAGGCATCGCTGCCGAAGGCTTCGGTGTGCCGACCGATCCGCAGGACAACTCAAGCATGGCCATCAACTACAAGTCCGAGCCGATATGGTTCCGCTTCGGCCTGGCGCCGGATGCGCCGTTCGGTCATGCCGACGGCGCGGGTTACGGCGACGTGCCCAACGCGCACATGGCGTACAGCAATGCGCTGGTGGGCGGCGATCCGCAGACGCCGGTGCTCTATGTGAAACCGGGGCAACCGTTTCGCACGCACATCCTGATGCCATCCGGGGGTAGCCGCGGCACGACCTTCCAGCTGGACGGCCACGTCTGGTCGGTCAACCCGTTCCAGTCGGAGAAGAGCGACACCAGCGGTTATCCGATGAGTACGCCTGGCGTGGGTTCGGTGCGGTTCGGGCTCAACCCGATGTCGATGTACATCGGCGCCCGCGAAAGCATCCTGCCGGCGGCGCACTTCAGCTTCATGCACCCGAGCGCCGGGGGCAGCAACGCGATACCGGGCGACTACCTGTTCCGCGATTACGGCGCCTACGGCAATACCGCCGGGCTCTGGGGCTTGTTGCGCGTGACCAACGAACCTGAACCGGCACCTTAGACGTTGTGCGACACCAGCCCTGTAGGAGCGAAGCTTGCTCGCGAAGGGGACACCTCGGTTGTAGGTGGTATGGCGGATGACGCCTTCGCGGGCAAGCCTCGCTCCTACAAGGGATCGGGTTCACACAGGGCAAATTGTAGGAGCTGGCTTGCCAGCGATGGCGGCCGTGGGATTGATGCAAGGCGTAAGGGCCTCATCGCCAGCAAGGGATCGGGTTTACAGGGTTCGAGTTGTAGGAGCTGGCTTGCCAGCGATGGCGGCCGCAAGACAGGCGCAGATCTGTAAGGGGAGAAGGTGACATGAACAGGACCACTGCAATTGCCGGTTGTGCGCTGGTTGTCGGGCTGGCGCTGATCTGGCTGGGCGTCTGGCGCACGACTCCGCCCGACATGCTCAGCGAGATAGCGCTACCGGACACCTGGAGCGGTCAGACGCTGGAGCGTGACGGCGTGTCCGTAACCCTGCAAATGCAGCCATTGGCCGAGGACGGTGTGCTGCGCGAAGGCGAGTTTGCCGACGTGCTCTTCCGGGTCAGTGACAGCGCTTCGGGCCAACCCCTTTCCGGCGTCAATCCCGGTGCCTGGCTGGACCCGGAAACCGTTGCCGCCGACCTGGCCCAGGGCCGTGACCGGAGCTGCAAATCCCGGGTCGGGGTGTTCCTGAAATCGAGCATCGGCGCACGGCCGCTGCTCGACCTGAACAGCTATTTCCTGCTGGTGATGAACCGTGATGCCAGCGTCTCCGTGGTCGACCCGTCGGTCTCGGTGGGCGGTATCACCAGCACCATGGCCCGCATCGACCTCAAGCGGCCGCCGATGGATTGGGTCACACCGAAGGACAACAAACGCGTATTCATCTCCATGCCCACCGCCGGCGAAGTGGCGGTGATCGACAGCGAACAGTTCAAGTTGATCGCCTCGGTGGCCGCCGGCAGTCACCCGGTGCGCGTCGCGTTGCAACCGGACGAGCGCCTGCTGTGGGTCGGCAACAATGCGCCGAAGGCCGAAGCGTCCGGGGTCACCGTGATCGACAGTCAAAGCCTGAAGCCGCTCAAACACCTGGCCACCGGCGCCGGGCATCACGAAATCGCCTTCAGCAAGGACAGCCGGTTTGCCTTCATCACCAACCGCGACGACGGCACGCTGAGCATCATCGACATCGCCAGCCTGACCCTCAGCAAGCAACTCAAGACCGGCTCGCACCCTTTGTCGGTGGCGTATTCGCCGCTGTCCCAGGCGGTGTACGTCGCCGACGGCAAGGACGGCACCGTGACCGTGGTCGATACCGCCAGCCTCGACGTGCGCCGGGTGATCAAGATGAAACAGGGCCTGGGCCCGATGGGCTTCAGCGCCGACGGACGATTTGGCATCGTCCTCAACACCCTGGAAAACCAGGTGGCCGTGATCGATACCGCCACCGATTCGCTGGTCCATGAACTGGACGTGTCCGCCGAACCGTATCAACTGGTGTTCACCAAGGCTTACGCCTATGTGCGCGGGCTGGCGTCGCCCAAGGTGACGATGATCAACCTGTCGTCGCTCGGTGAAGGTCGCCAGCCGATCAGCCAGGGTTTCGAAGCCGGGCCCCAGGCGCCACGGCTGGCCGGCGATTTGCCACTGGCGTCGAGCCTTGCGGTATCGCGGGACGACAACGCGGTGTTTGTGGTCAACCCGGTGGACAACACCACCTATTTCTACGCCGAAGGCATGAACGCACCGATGTCCGGTTACCCCAATCGCGGGCAAGTGGCGCGGGCGGCGATGGTCATCGATCGCAGCCTGCGCGAAGTCGAGCCGGGGCTGTACAGCGCGCGGGTCAAACTGCCGCCGGCCGGGCGTTTCGACGTGGCGTTCCTGCTCAACCAGCCGAACATCATCCATTGCTTCACGACGCTGGTTGAACCGGATACCCGCCTCAGCCGACACCCCGGCGTACCGAAAGTCGAATTCCTGCTCGACAACGCCACGGCCGCCCTCGGCAGCCCGTACACCGTGCGCTTTCGCATCGTTGAGGGCCAACAGAAAGCCCAGCGCAGCGGTGTGAAAGACGTGCAGGTGCGCTACTTCCGCGCCCCGACTTCGCGGGCTCGTGAAGTCGCGGCCCTTGAGGTCGGCAACGGAATCTACGAAGCCCCAGTGACGCTCGACCAGAACGGCGCCTGGTACCTGCACGTGCGTGCGGCGTCCCTTGGCGCGAATTTCGATGACAAGACCTTTGCCAGCGTTCGGGTCCTGCCCGGCGATGCCCGTTGAAGAGGAAATTGACATGAACCGATTCGCACACCGTGGACTGCTGACGTTCTGCCTGTTGACCGTCGGCGTGGGGCAAGCCCTGGCGCACTCGGCGGATGAACACGCCGGGCACGACATGCCGGCCAAAGCCGCCCGGTCGGAAAGCGCCCAGGTCAAGTTCGCCGACGTCGCGCTGGTGGACCAGAACGGCAAACCGGTGCGTTTGGAGAAGGATCTGGTGACCAACAAAATCGTGGTCATGAGCTTCATTTACACCAGTTGCACCACGGTGTGCCCGGTGGTGTCGTCGATCATGGGCAAAGTGCAGAAACAGCTGGGCGCGCGGGTGGGCACCGAGGTGCAACTGGTATCGATCAGCATCGACCCGCAGCGCGATGACGCCAAACGCCTGAACGCCTACGCCCGCAGCTTCCAGAACGGTCCGGGCTGGAGCTGGCTGACCGGCAGTGCGCAATCGATCGACGCCACCCTCAAAGGCCTCGGCACGTTCAGCGGCGACTTCAAGAACCACCAGCCGCTGATCCTCGTCGGCGACGGCAACAGCCGCCACTGGACGCGCTATTACGGCTTCACCGACCCGACCGTACTGACCCGTGAAGTGGAGAAACTCAGCGGCCAGCGCAACAGCCACGCCAAACACACCGCCATTGCCATGGAGCAGCAACCATGAGAGTCATCGACTGGGTTGCGTTGAGCCTGTGCTTCTGGATTTTCAGCTCGTTGGCCTTCGCTCACGAAGGGCACGAAGAACCCGCTCCCGTCGTGGCCACCGCGCAACCGTCGAGCGGCACGCGCGATGCGAAAACCTGGTTCACCGACACGCCGTTGCAGGACCAGAACGGCGAGACCCTGCGCTTCTACAGCGACGCGCTGCATAACCGCGTGGTGCTGCTGAACGTGATTTTCACCAGTTGCACGGATGCCTGCCCGCTGATCACTCGCAAGCTCAAGGAAGTGCGTGAGTTGCTGGGCGATAAAGCAGACGGCATTACCTTTATCTCCCTTACCAGTGATCCGCTGCGGGATACCCCGGCGGTACTCAAGGCTTACACCTTGAAGCAGGGCGTCAATGGCCCCCACTGGCTTTTTCTCACTGGCGACAAGGCGCAAATGGATCTGGTGCTGGGGCGCATCGGCCAGATCGTGCCGACTCCCGAGCAACATTCAACGCAACTGATTGTGGGTGACGTGGCCAACAAACGCTGGAGCAAAATCCGCCCCGATGCCCCGGCCGCCGCCATTGCCCAGCGCTTGCAATTGCTGACAATGCCCGTGGCCGGTCGCTGAGCCCGCACCATGAAAATCTCCCTGATCCTCGGCCTGTTCCTGATCGGCAATCTTCATTGCGCTGCCGATACGTTGCCCTTGAACCCTGACGAAAGTGCCGGCAAACGGCTGTACCGCGAGGGCGTGTCGGGCAGCGGTGAACCGATCATGGCGCGTATCGGGGCGACGGGCATGTTGCTGCCGGCCACCAGCCTGCCGTGCGCCAACTGCCACGGCACCGATGGCCTGGGCCGGCCCGAGGGCGGGGTGCGTCCACCCGATCTGAGCTGGTCGCGGCTGACCAACACCTATGGCCAACGGCACGTCAATGGCCGTAACTACCCGGCGTACACCGACGGCACCCTGGCCCGGGCGATTCAGGAGGGGCGCGATTCCGCCAACAATCGTCTCGACCCGGCGATGCCGCGGTTCGTGCTATCGATGAAGGATCAGCGCAACCTCACGGCCTACCTCAAACGCCTCGCTGATGAGCGCGACCCAGGCCTGACGCCTGACAGCTTGCACCTGGGCACGTTGTTGCCGAGTCAGGGACCGTTGGCGGAGGAGGGCGCGACGGTGGCGGCGGTACTCAAAGGCAGCGTGGCGCGAATCAACAAGGCGGGGGGGATTCATGGCCGGCAGGTGCGCCTGACGATCCTCGACCCGGGGCCGGACCCTGTCAGTGCCGGGCGGGCGCTGGATCAGTTGATCTATCAGGAGCAGGTGTTTGCCCTGATCGCGCCACTGGCGCCGGCGCTCGATACGCAACTGGTTTCGCGTCTGGAGCAGGCGGGTATTCCGTTGATCGGTCCGCTCTCGTTGCAGGGGTCGGCGCAGAGCAGTCGACAGATTTTTGAACCGATGCCCGGGGTGCGCGAGCAACTGATCGCCCTGGCCGATTACGCCACCGGGAGTTTGCGCGTGCTCCAGGGCCCGACGCTGATTACCTACACGGACGATCCCGGTCAACGACTGGCGGCTCATACCCTGCGTCAGTATCTGCAAGATCACGCCTGGCAAAATGTCAGCCTGCAGGCCTACGACCCGGTAAAGGACCAACTGCCGCTGGGCTCGCGCTCATTGTTTTACCTGGGCTGCGGTAGCGATTTCAGCCTGCTCGCCGAAAGGTTGCAGAGGGCGGGGCAGGTTCCTTACCTGTTCGCCATGGCGAATCAGGTGGCGGGTGACCTTTTGCGAGTGCCCAGTGGTTTTTCCCGGCGGTTGTTCTTGTCCTATCCGTTTGTGCCCAGCGACTGGACCCTGGCCGGGCGGCTGGCCCTGATCCAGTTGCGCGAACAGCAGGGGCTCGGTGGCCAGCACGCGGTGCTGCAAGTCGGCGCGTTCAGTTCGATGCTGCTGCTCAGCGAAGGCATGAAGCAGGCCGGGCGCGACGCCAGCCGCGAGAAGCTGATCTATGCGCTGGAAGGCCTGCATGACTTCGACACCGGCCTGACCCCGCGCCTCAGCTTCGGGCCGGGCCAGCGGCTGGGCTTGAGCGGCGCGCATATCGTCACCGTGGATTTGCCCGACCAGCGCTTCTACCTGGTCGCCCCTTACAAGCCCATTACCGCGAAACCCTGACCGGAGGCCTCGATCATGACGCTCAAGACTCTGTTGATCCTGCTGACGCTGTGGCTGCCCGTGGCGTTCGGCAGCAACGGCCCGGTCGCCGCGCGGGTCAATGGCGAAGAGATTTCCCAGTTCCGTCTCGAACGCTATTTTGCCGAGTACCTGGAGGACCAGGGCCGGGCGCTGGGCAGCATTCGTAATCCCAAGGCGTACAAGCAACTTCGGCAAAAGGCGCTGGACGCATTGATCGACCGCGAGTTGCTGTGGCAGGAAGCGGTCAAGCGTGGGGTGGTGATCAGCGATGCCAGCGTGCAACGCCAGGTTGAACAGACCCGGCAGGCCATTGGCGGTGCCGAGAAATTCGCTCGACGCCTGGAAGACGCAGGTTTCGACGAGGCCGGTTTTGTCGAATACACCCGCCGTGACCTCGCGGCTCAGCAGGTGTTTGCCGAGCTGACCAGCGTCGAGGGGCCGGACGAAAAACAGGTCCGCGCGTTCTATGAAGAGCACCGCGCGCAGATGAGCCAGCCCGAAGCGGTGCAGGCGCGGCACATCCTGATCAAGGTTGCCCAGGACGCCGATGCCGCCACAGTCGAAGCGGCGCGGCTACGCTTGGTGCACATGCAGGCGACAATCCGCCAGGGCGCGGACTTCGCCAGCGTGGCCCGGACGGGGTCCGAAGATGCCTCGGCGAGCGAGGGCGGAGATCTGGGCTATTTTCCACGTGGACGCATGCTGCCAGCGTTTGAAGCGGCAGCCTTTGCCCTGGCACCGGGCGCAGTGAGTGAGCCGGTTCGCACGGCACTGGGCTGGCACTTGATCCAGGTGCAGAACCACAGGGAGGTGACCGATGTCACAGAGGTGCAAGGGCTTGAGATGGTCAGGGCGTACCTCGATCGACAGCAACAGGCTCAGGTTCGCCTGCAGGTTTTGGCGCAACTGCGATCGCGTAATCGAATCGAACGAATTGACGATGAATGAAGGTTCCCCCCCAATAGTGGGGAAAAGCTTCAGGGCAATTCCGTGTGCGCCCCCGCCTTTGGGGGGGCGGTGTATTTGGGCGGAAAGGCTTTTTTATGAAAATCAAACACATGCAGTGGTGAAACACCCGGCACCCAGCCTGGCATGAAGTGTGCGTTAGCCTCGGTAAGGCGAGCACTCTGCCAGGTTCGGAACTCGGGCCTGCGGTTTCAAGGAGTCCACCTTGTTAAACAAAGTACTGGTTGTCGATGACGAACAGCTTCTTGCACAAAACCTCAAGGATTACCTTGAGGCGCAAGCACTGGACGTCCGGGTTGCACATGACGGTGCGGCGGCTATCGGCGAAGCCGAGCAGTTTGCACCCGATGTGATGGTGTTCGATTACCGCTTGCCCGATATGGAAGGCTTTGAGGTGCTCGATGCCATCCGCCGGAACAGGAACTGTCATTTTGTGCTGATTACCGGGCACCCGACCGCTGAAGTCTGTGAGCGGGCCCGGCAGGTGGGAGTCAGCCATATCCTGTTCAAACCGTTTCCAATGGCGGAACTGGCCCGTGCAGTCTGTGACCTTCTGGGGATGGAGCGCGAACCCAAAGCAGGCGCGCGCACATCCGAGGGGTTTGTCGAACGACGCCAGAGCAGGACCGAGAGTTTCCCGCTGCAGTTGTACGACGGCAGTTGGGTGCTGGCGGATCGTCGACGCAATCCCTCGACGTCCAAGGCACCAGACGACGAACAATTGCTCACCGGGGAGTAGTGGCGCGACCAGCCGTTGCGGTAACCGCCGTAATTGCTCGCCGCGTCGACAGGGCTCAAAGCCCCCGGCGTTGGAGAGCAAGCCATGGACCGTCTATCCCTTGCCGTCGAACCGGCGCAGTTGGAATCCGTACCGTCGCGCTTTTCCAGTGAGCAATTGGCCCAGGCCCGATCACTGGCCGCCAGTTCCGGCGAGCGGATGCTCGAAGCCCTCGGGGTGTTGTGCGAACTGGCCCCCATGCCCTTCATCCAGTGCCTCGGCGCCACCCTGCATTATCCGGTGCTCGACACCGACAACCTGTTCAAGTCCACTCCCGTATTCGACAGGGTCACCCTGGCCCAATGCCTCAAGCGCGAATTCATCCTGCTGCGTCACGACGAGGAGATCATCGGCGTGTTCGCCGATCCGTTCGACACGTCGCGCCTGGCCTGGATCGATGACTGCCTGCACGGCGCGCCGCTGTACCTGGTGCATGCCGACGACCTGAAAGCCTATCTGGCACGTCACGAAGAGAGCTTCCATGCGGTGGAATCGCTCAACGCCCAGGCCGATGCCAACATCGAAACCGACACCCTGCAAAGCCTGTCTCTGACCAGCATCAGCGAAGACGCCAGCGTCGTCGTCAAACTGGTCAACTCGACCCTGTACGACGCCTTGAAAATGCACGCCAGCGATATCCATTTGGGCACCACCGGCAGCGGCCTGGTGATCAAGTACCGCATCGACGGCGTGCTCAACAACATCAGCAAGATCCAGGGCAGCGAGTTCGCCGAGCAGGTGATTTCCAGGGTCAAGGTCATGGCCGAACTGGACATCGGCGAGAAGCGCGTGCCTCAGGACGGTCGCTTCAAGATCGGCATCAGTGGCCGGCAGATCGACTTCCGGGTCTCGATCATGCCGAGCATCTTCGGTGAGGACGCGGTGCTGCGGGTGCTCGACAAACAGGACCTGGCGGACAAGGTCTGCGGTGTGCAGTTGCAGGCCCTGGGCTTTGAAGACGAAACCTTGCGTCAACTGCGCAGGCTGGCCGCCGAACCCTACGGCATGGTGCTGGTGACCGGCCCCACCGGCAGCGGCAAGACCACCACGCTGTACGCGATGATCACCGAGATCAACCACGGCGTGGACAAGATCATCACCATTGAAGACCCGGTGGAATATCAGTTGCCGGGCGTGCTGCAAATCCCTGTGAATGAAAAGAAAGGCCTGACCTTCGCTCGTGGCTTGCGCTCGATCCTGCGTCATGACCCGGACAAGATCATGGTCGGTGAAATCCGTGACCCCGACACCGCGCAAATCGCCGTGCAATCGGCGCTCACCGGCCACCTGGTGTTCACCACGATCCACGCCAACAACGTGTTCGATGTCATCGGCCGGTTCACCCAGATGGAAATCGATCCCTACAGCCTCGTCTCGGCGCTCAATGCCGTGCTGGCGCAGCGCTTGATCCGCCTGGTCTGCACCAGTTGCAGCGCGCCGTGCACCCCGACCGATGACGAACTGCTCGCTTCGGGTCTCGACCCCCACAACGTCGATCACTTCCACTTCGTTCACGGCAAGGGCTGCGGGCATTGCCGGGGCACCGGTTATCGCGGGCGCACGGCGATCGCCGAGCTGCTGCACCTGGACGACGAGCTGCGGCAGATGATCGTCGAGCGCCAACCGATTTCGAAAATCAAAACCCATGCGTGCAAACGAGGCTTGCGCTTGCTGCGCGAGTCGGCGCTGGAACTGGTTCAGGAAGGGCGCACCACGCTCGAGGAGATCAATCGTGTCACTTTTGTCTCGTGATCGTTTTATCGCCGTGCTCGGCGCCAGTGGGGTCGGCCTCGGCCAGCGCCGTGGCAGCGAAACCCTGTGGCTGGGCAGCGTCGGTTTTATCGACGAAGGCTTCCACGCCTGGGCGGTGGCGCTGGACACCCTCGATCATCTGCTGGCCGATCACACCCACGCCGGTGCCGATTTGAGCGTGGTGATTTCCGGGCACTTCAGCCGTTTCTGCCTGGTGCCCTGGAGCGAACAGATCAGCAGCCCGGACGAATTGCTCGGGTTTGCCCGGCTGTGCTTCGAAGACCTTTATGGTGTGCCGACGCAACCCTGGAGCCTGGTGCTCTCGCCGGAACCG contains:
- a CDS encoding response regulator, with the translated sequence MLNKVLVVDDEQLLAQNLKDYLEAQALDVRVAHDGAAAIGEAEQFAPDVMVFDYRLPDMEGFEVLDAIRRNRNCHFVLITGHPTAEVCERARQVGVSHILFKPFPMAELARAVCDLLGMEREPKAGARTSEGFVERRQSRTESFPLQLYDGSWVLADRRRNPSTSKAPDDEQLLTGE
- a CDS encoding cytochrome c/ABC transporter substrate-binding protein; this translates as MKISLILGLFLIGNLHCAADTLPLNPDESAGKRLYREGVSGSGEPIMARIGATGMLLPATSLPCANCHGTDGLGRPEGGVRPPDLSWSRLTNTYGQRHVNGRNYPAYTDGTLARAIQEGRDSANNRLDPAMPRFVLSMKDQRNLTAYLKRLADERDPGLTPDSLHLGTLLPSQGPLAEEGATVAAVLKGSVARINKAGGIHGRQVRLTILDPGPDPVSAGRALDQLIYQEQVFALIAPLAPALDTQLVSRLEQAGIPLIGPLSLQGSAQSSRQIFEPMPGVREQLIALADYATGSLRVLQGPTLITYTDDPGQRLAAHTLRQYLQDHAWQNVSLQAYDPVKDQLPLGSRSLFYLGCGSDFSLLAERLQRAGQVPYLFAMANQVAGDLLRVPSGFSRRLFLSYPFVPSDWTLAGRLALIQLREQQGLGGQHAVLQVGAFSSMLLLSEGMKQAGRDASREKLIYALEGLHDFDTGLTPRLSFGPGQRLGLSGAHIVTVDLPDQRFYLVAPYKPITAKP
- a CDS encoding SCO family protein, translating into MNRFAHRGLLTFCLLTVGVGQALAHSADEHAGHDMPAKAARSESAQVKFADVALVDQNGKPVRLEKDLVTNKIVVMSFIYTSCTTVCPVVSSIMGKVQKQLGARVGTEVQLVSISIDPQRDDAKRLNAYARSFQNGPGWSWLTGSAQSIDATLKGLGTFSGDFKNHQPLILVGDGNSRHWTRYYGFTDPTVLTREVEKLSGQRNSHAKHTAIAMEQQP
- a CDS encoding YncE family protein — protein: MNRTTAIAGCALVVGLALIWLGVWRTTPPDMLSEIALPDTWSGQTLERDGVSVTLQMQPLAEDGVLREGEFADVLFRVSDSASGQPLSGVNPGAWLDPETVAADLAQGRDRSCKSRVGVFLKSSIGARPLLDLNSYFLLVMNRDASVSVVDPSVSVGGITSTMARIDLKRPPMDWVTPKDNKRVFISMPTAGEVAVIDSEQFKLIASVAAGSHPVRVALQPDERLLWVGNNAPKAEASGVTVIDSQSLKPLKHLATGAGHHEIAFSKDSRFAFITNRDDGTLSIIDIASLTLSKQLKTGSHPLSVAYSPLSQAVYVADGKDGTVTVVDTASLDVRRVIKMKQGLGPMGFSADGRFGIVLNTLENQVAVIDTATDSLVHELDVSAEPYQLVFTKAYAYVRGLASPKVTMINLSSLGEGRQPISQGFEAGPQAPRLAGDLPLASSLAVSRDDNAVFVVNPVDNTTYFYAEGMNAPMSGYPNRGQVARAAMVIDRSLREVEPGLYSARVKLPPAGRFDVAFLLNQPNIIHCFTTLVEPDTRLSRHPGVPKVEFLLDNATAALGSPYTVRFRIVEGQQKAQRSGVKDVQVRYFRAPTSRAREVAALEVGNGIYEAPVTLDQNGAWYLHVRAASLGANFDDKTFASVRVLPGDAR
- a CDS encoding GspE/PulE family protein produces the protein MDRLSLAVEPAQLESVPSRFSSEQLAQARSLAASSGERMLEALGVLCELAPMPFIQCLGATLHYPVLDTDNLFKSTPVFDRVTLAQCLKREFILLRHDEEIIGVFADPFDTSRLAWIDDCLHGAPLYLVHADDLKAYLARHEESFHAVESLNAQADANIETDTLQSLSLTSISEDASVVVKLVNSTLYDALKMHASDIHLGTTGSGLVIKYRIDGVLNNISKIQGSEFAEQVISRVKVMAELDIGEKRVPQDGRFKIGISGRQIDFRVSIMPSIFGEDAVLRVLDKQDLADKVCGVQLQALGFEDETLRQLRRLAAEPYGMVLVTGPTGSGKTTTLYAMITEINHGVDKIITIEDPVEYQLPGVLQIPVNEKKGLTFARGLRSILRHDPDKIMVGEIRDPDTAQIAVQSALTGHLVFTTIHANNVFDVIGRFTQMEIDPYSLVSALNAVLAQRLIRLVCTSCSAPCTPTDDELLASGLDPHNVDHFHFVHGKGCGHCRGTGYRGRTAIAELLHLDDELRQMIVERQPISKIKTHACKRGLRLLRESALELVQEGRTTLEEINRVTFVS
- a CDS encoding peptidylprolyl isomerase is translated as MTLKTLLILLTLWLPVAFGSNGPVAARVNGEEISQFRLERYFAEYLEDQGRALGSIRNPKAYKQLRQKALDALIDRELLWQEAVKRGVVISDASVQRQVEQTRQAIGGAEKFARRLEDAGFDEAGFVEYTRRDLAAQQVFAELTSVEGPDEKQVRAFYEEHRAQMSQPEAVQARHILIKVAQDADAATVEAARLRLVHMQATIRQGADFASVARTGSEDASASEGGDLGYFPRGRMLPAFEAAAFALAPGAVSEPVRTALGWHLIQVQNHREVTDVTEVQGLEMVRAYLDRQQQAQVRLQVLAQLRSRNRIERIDDE
- a CDS encoding SCO family protein → MRVIDWVALSLCFWIFSSLAFAHEGHEEPAPVVATAQPSSGTRDAKTWFTDTPLQDQNGETLRFYSDALHNRVVLLNVIFTSCTDACPLITRKLKEVRELLGDKADGITFISLTSDPLRDTPAVLKAYTLKQGVNGPHWLFLTGDKAQMDLVLGRIGQIVPTPEQHSTQLIVGDVANKRWSKIRPDAPAAAIAQRLQLLTMPVAGR